The Streptomyces spororaveus genome includes a region encoding these proteins:
- a CDS encoding ABC transporter permease, whose amino-acid sequence MSGLALKGPYWVAARQHRRALWGVPAVVAAGLVAVVALRSWAEGPNSGGAGGPVPNDGYQMLRLCMEYAGTCLLFLPLLVGAFVAGPVTARELESGTWRLALTQSTTPKTWLGSKVAVAAAVSVLGGAALAGVYRLGWARVTGSYQLHWADRGVYEASGPVLVAYCLLGVALGVLVGQLVRRTLAAMALTGMLTGLVMLGLGALRWSLLPVETATMPVRGNLFEVLPSSALMTDTGLLTSTGERLPEYACFERTHHLSTCPSDMDVTGWYVEFHPASHYWPTQLLESSLVLALAGAALFFAFRLVGARRA is encoded by the coding sequence ATGAGCGGCCTGGCGCTGAAGGGCCCGTACTGGGTCGCCGCCCGTCAGCACCGGCGCGCACTGTGGGGGGTGCCCGCCGTCGTGGCCGCCGGTCTCGTCGCCGTGGTCGCCCTGCGTTCCTGGGCCGAGGGCCCGAACTCGGGCGGGGCGGGCGGGCCGGTCCCGAACGACGGCTACCAGATGCTGCGCCTCTGCATGGAGTACGCCGGTACGTGCCTGCTGTTCCTGCCGTTACTGGTGGGGGCCTTCGTCGCGGGTCCGGTGACGGCCCGCGAGCTGGAGAGCGGCACCTGGCGGCTCGCCCTCACGCAGTCGACCACCCCGAAGACCTGGCTCGGCTCGAAGGTCGCGGTGGCGGCAGCCGTGTCGGTGCTGGGCGGGGCCGCCCTCGCCGGGGTCTACCGCCTCGGCTGGGCACGGGTGACCGGCAGCTACCAGCTCCACTGGGCGGACCGCGGGGTGTACGAAGCCTCCGGCCCGGTGCTCGTCGCCTACTGCCTGCTCGGCGTCGCCCTCGGCGTGCTCGTCGGCCAGCTGGTCCGCCGCACCCTGGCCGCCATGGCGCTCACCGGGATGCTCACCGGCCTGGTGATGCTGGGCCTCGGCGCACTGCGGTGGTCGCTGCTCCCCGTGGAGACGGCCACGATGCCGGTGCGGGGGAACCTCTTCGAGGTGCTGCCGTCCTCCGCCCTGATGACGGACACCGGGCTGCTCACCTCCACGGGTGAGCGCCTGCCCGAGTACGCCTGCTTCGAACGGACCCACCACCTGAGCACCTGCCCGTCGGACATGGACGTCACGGGCTGGTACGTGGAGTTCCACCCGGCCTCGCACTACTGGCCGACGCAGCTCCTGGAGAGCTCGCTGGTCCTGGCCCTGGCAGGTGCCGCGCTTTTCTTCGCCTTCCGGCTCGTGGGCGCCCGGCGCGCCTGA
- a CDS encoding nucleoside hydrolase, whose protein sequence is MPVPIIIDCDPGHDDALAIMLAAGDPAVDLLGITTVAGNQTLDKTTLNARRVCTVAGITDVPVAAGCDRPLVQPLDVAAEVHGPTGLDGPMFPDPTVDVVPEHAVDLIHRLLAEHPEPVTLVPTAPLTNIALLLTRYPRDASRIREIVLMGGSTERGNRTPAAEFNILTDPEAADIVFRSGVPITMCGLNVTHQALATPEVVARFVALGTPLGRTCAELLTYFGSTYRALFGFSSPPLHDPVAVARVIDPRLVHCVDAAVAVELRGRYTRGATVVDLHHSTGRPVNASVAVTLETGPFWDRMVGAVEALGARAHGPTPT, encoded by the coding sequence GTGCCCGTCCCGATCATCATCGACTGCGACCCCGGACATGACGACGCCCTCGCGATCATGCTGGCCGCCGGGGACCCGGCGGTGGACCTGCTGGGCATCACCACCGTCGCGGGCAACCAGACCCTCGACAAGACCACGCTCAACGCCCGCCGGGTCTGCACGGTCGCCGGGATCACGGACGTCCCCGTCGCGGCCGGTTGCGACCGGCCGCTCGTCCAGCCGCTCGACGTGGCGGCCGAAGTGCACGGGCCCACCGGACTGGACGGGCCGATGTTCCCGGATCCCACGGTGGACGTGGTCCCCGAACACGCCGTGGACCTCATCCACCGGTTGCTCGCCGAGCATCCCGAGCCGGTCACCCTCGTCCCGACCGCGCCGCTGACGAACATCGCCCTGCTGCTGACGCGGTACCCGCGGGACGCCTCCCGGATCCGCGAGATCGTCCTGATGGGCGGCTCGACCGAGCGCGGCAACCGGACCCCTGCCGCCGAGTTCAACATCCTCACCGATCCGGAGGCCGCCGACATCGTCTTCCGCTCAGGGGTACCGATCACCATGTGCGGGCTCAACGTCACCCACCAGGCACTGGCGACCCCCGAAGTGGTGGCCCGGTTCGTGGCCCTGGGCACACCCCTCGGGCGAACCTGCGCGGAACTGCTGACCTACTTCGGGTCCACCTACCGCGCGCTGTTCGGGTTCTCCAGCCCGCCGCTGCACGACCCCGTGGCGGTGGCCCGGGTCATCGATCCCCGGCTGGTGCACTGTGTGGACGCCGCGGTCGCCGTGGAGTTGCGGGGCCGGTACACGCGCGGCGCCACCGTGGTGGACCTGCACCACTCCACGGGCCGCCCGGTCAACGCGAGCGTGGCCGTGACCCTGGAGACCGGCCCGTTCTGGGACCGGATGGTCGGCGCCGTCGAGGCTCTCGGCGCGCGTGCCCACGGGCCGACGCCCACCTGA
- a CDS encoding SDR family NAD(P)-dependent oxidoreductase has translation MDHDAERHSSRIVLVTGAGTGIGRATARAFAAEGAHVIAVGRRPEPLGETAASDRARITPLVADITAEGEPERIVRRVRETYGRLDVLVNNAGIVRSGALGALTPETIAPQIATNLVAPILLAQAALPALEGTKGLIVNVSTSVGQRAWPGSSVYAATKAALELLTRSWAVELAPRGVRVVAVAPGAVETPIGEHQGLTPEQVGAVRAWQLAHTPLGRIGRPEEVAWAITQLAAPGASFVTGVVLPVDGGAVVA, from the coding sequence ATGGACCACGACGCCGAACGGCACAGCAGCAGGATCGTCCTCGTCACCGGGGCCGGCACCGGGATCGGCCGGGCCACCGCCCGCGCCTTCGCGGCCGAGGGAGCCCACGTGATCGCGGTCGGACGCCGGCCCGAACCACTGGGCGAGACCGCCGCGTCCGACCGGGCCCGGATCACGCCGCTGGTCGCCGACATCACGGCCGAGGGCGAGCCCGAGCGGATCGTCCGGAGGGTGCGGGAGACGTACGGGCGGCTGGACGTACTGGTCAACAACGCGGGCATCGTACGGAGCGGCGCCCTCGGCGCCCTCACGCCGGAGACGATCGCGCCTCAGATCGCCACCAACCTGGTCGCCCCCATCCTGCTGGCGCAAGCCGCGCTGCCCGCGCTGGAGGGCACCAAAGGGCTGATCGTCAATGTCAGCACCTCCGTGGGCCAGCGGGCCTGGCCGGGCAGCTCGGTCTATGCCGCGACCAAGGCCGCGCTGGAACTGCTGACCCGGAGCTGGGCGGTGGAACTGGCACCCCGGGGGGTCCGGGTGGTGGCGGTCGCCCCGGGCGCGGTCGAAACCCCGATCGGCGAGCACCAGGGCCTGACGCCCGAGCAGGTGGGAGCGGTGCGCGCGTGGCAGCTGGCGCACACCCCGTTGGGCCGGATCGGCCGGCCGGAGGAAGTCGCCTGGGCAATCACCCAGCTTGCCGCGCCCGGCGCGTCGTTCGTGACCGGCGTGGTACTCCCGGT
- a CDS encoding GntR family transcriptional regulator, translated as MLEYRIDRRSGIATYVQIVQQTKRALRLGLLEPGDKLPTAREVVEATAINPNTVLKAYRELEREGLVEAKRGLGTFIQKSLGSTPADSPLRGELADWARRAQDAGLERDDVAALFTSVLEQLFEGDDET; from the coding sequence GTGCTGGAGTACCGCATCGACCGGCGCAGCGGCATCGCCACGTACGTCCAGATCGTCCAGCAGACCAAACGGGCCCTACGCCTCGGCCTGCTGGAGCCGGGCGACAAGCTGCCGACGGCGCGCGAGGTCGTGGAGGCCACCGCCATCAACCCGAACACCGTCCTCAAGGCCTACCGCGAACTGGAACGCGAAGGCCTCGTCGAGGCGAAGCGCGGGCTGGGCACCTTCATCCAGAAGTCCCTGGGCAGCACCCCGGCCGACTCTCCGCTGCGCGGCGAACTCGCCGACTGGGCCCGGCGGGCCCAGGACGCCGGTCTGGAACGCGACGACGTGGCCGCGCTCTTCACATCCGTACTGGAACAACTCTTCGAGGGGGACGACGAAACATGA
- a CDS encoding MFS transporter has product MTTPAASPVRPASKARPDDARRALVAGSVGNFIEWYEFGIYGYFATVIAAQFFTPEGGSEAEGLVKAYASFALAFFFRPVGAAVFGRFGDRVGRRPALVLVVCLMTGATAAIGALPTYATIGAAAPWLLTLLRILQGLSAGGEFGGAVSVMTECAPPGRRGLYGAWQSFTVALGLLAGAAVAVVLASVLTTSQLHGWGWRVPFLLTLPLGLVALRLRLRLPPDEPPPPAPPVLAPPAPGPRTRAGETVRAVVLGVGRMMGWSAAGYTFLVVLPSYLQSTLGTTFRQALLGTVLANLGFAASILPAGRLSDRIGRRTVMVTGALLVAVLALPLLHLVQDPGRPAYVKGAALFAAGVCVGLMAGPGPAMLAEMFPARVRCTGLGLAYALSNAVFSGCAGLIITEVVGRTGNVDVPGYYAAVTCAVSLAALLTLRGDDHERALR; this is encoded by the coding sequence ATGACCACACCCGCCGCCAGTCCGGTCCGGCCTGCGTCGAAGGCCCGGCCGGACGACGCGCGCCGGGCGCTGGTGGCGGGATCTGTCGGCAACTTCATCGAGTGGTACGAGTTCGGGATCTACGGCTACTTCGCCACCGTCATCGCGGCGCAGTTCTTCACGCCGGAGGGCGGCAGCGAGGCGGAGGGGCTCGTCAAGGCGTACGCGTCGTTCGCCTTGGCGTTCTTCTTCCGGCCGGTCGGGGCCGCGGTGTTCGGGCGGTTCGGTGACCGGGTGGGCCGGCGGCCCGCGCTCGTCCTGGTCGTCTGTCTGATGACCGGCGCCACGGCGGCGATCGGCGCGCTGCCGACGTACGCCACGATCGGCGCCGCCGCGCCATGGCTCCTGACACTCCTGCGGATCCTGCAAGGGCTGTCGGCGGGCGGGGAGTTCGGCGGAGCGGTCTCGGTCATGACGGAATGCGCCCCGCCGGGCCGCCGGGGCCTGTACGGGGCCTGGCAGTCGTTCACGGTCGCGCTCGGCCTGCTCGCCGGAGCCGCGGTGGCGGTGGTCCTGGCGAGCGTCCTGACCACGTCGCAGCTGCACGGGTGGGGCTGGCGGGTGCCGTTCCTGCTGACCCTCCCCCTGGGGCTCGTCGCGCTGCGGCTGCGGTTGCGGCTGCCCCCGGACGAGCCGCCCCCGCCCGCCCCGCCCGTCCTCGCGCCTCCCGCCCCCGGGCCGCGGACGCGCGCGGGGGAGACGGTACGGGCCGTGGTCCTGGGCGTCGGGCGGATGATGGGCTGGTCGGCCGCCGGCTACACGTTCCTCGTCGTCCTGCCCTCCTACCTGCAGAGCACGCTCGGTACCACCTTCCGCCAGGCCCTGCTCGGCACGGTCCTGGCGAACCTGGGATTCGCCGCGTCGATCCTGCCCGCCGGCCGGCTGAGCGACCGGATCGGGCGGCGGACGGTGATGGTGACGGGCGCCCTGCTGGTGGCCGTGCTCGCGCTCCCGCTGCTGCACCTGGTGCAGGATCCCGGCAGACCGGCGTACGTGAAGGGAGCGGCGCTGTTCGCCGCGGGCGTCTGCGTCGGCCTGATGGCGGGGCCGGGGCCCGCGATGCTGGCCGAGATGTTCCCGGCCAGGGTGCGCTGCACCGGGCTCGGCCTGGCGTACGCGCTGTCCAACGCCGTGTTCTCGGGCTGCGCGGGACTGATCATCACCGAGGTGGTCGGGCGGACCGGGAACGTCGACGTCCCCGGGTACTACGCCGCGGTGACCTGCGCGGTGAGCCTCGCCGCCCTGCTGACCCTGCGCGGCGACGACCACGAGCGGGCACTGCGGTGA
- a CDS encoding anhydro-N-acetylmuramic acid kinase, whose translation MRVVGLMSGTSYDAIDAAAADLSLDGDTLVLTPLGMISTAYDDDLRAELARTLPPGRTDLAAVCRLDTGIGRAFAAAAVRADEELCGGRADLVASHGQTVYHWAEDGRVNGTLQIGEAAWIAEATGRPVVSGFRTRDVAAGGQGAPLVSIVDVMWLRGRPGVPVALNLGGIGNVTVVPGGAEGTAGEPLAFDTGPANALIDAAVRALAGRDASGEAYAMDAGGALAARGVVHPPLLRRLLDDPYYARPAPKTTGKELFHLPYLRSALASSGPLPAEDVVATLTRLTARTVAEAIRPFGATEVIASGGGTRNPVLMDWLREELDGSCGSAGSAGSVGCVVRSSDELGLPAGAKEAYAFAVLGWLTAHGLPGTVPSCTGARHASVLGSITPGGPGLRLPRPPATAPVRLTVAEPAARCRTR comes from the coding sequence CTGCGCGTGGTCGGGCTGATGTCCGGCACCTCGTACGACGCGATCGACGCGGCCGCCGCCGACCTCTCCCTCGACGGCGACACACTGGTGCTCACGCCCCTGGGAATGATCAGCACGGCCTACGACGACGACCTGCGGGCGGAGTTGGCCAGGACCCTGCCGCCCGGCCGGACGGACCTGGCCGCGGTGTGCCGGCTCGACACCGGCATCGGACGGGCCTTCGCCGCCGCGGCGGTGCGAGCGGACGAGGAGCTGTGCGGCGGACGGGCCGACCTGGTGGCGTCGCACGGGCAGACCGTCTACCACTGGGCCGAGGACGGCCGGGTGAACGGGACGCTCCAGATCGGCGAGGCGGCCTGGATCGCCGAGGCGACCGGCCGGCCCGTCGTCTCCGGCTTCCGTACCCGCGACGTGGCGGCCGGGGGACAGGGCGCGCCCCTCGTCAGCATCGTCGACGTGATGTGGCTACGGGGGCGGCCCGGGGTGCCGGTCGCACTCAACCTGGGCGGGATCGGGAACGTGACGGTCGTGCCCGGCGGGGCGGAGGGCACCGCGGGCGAACCGCTGGCCTTCGACACCGGCCCCGCCAACGCGCTGATCGACGCGGCGGTGCGCGCCCTGGCCGGCCGCGACGCCTCGGGCGAGGCGTACGCGATGGACGCGGGCGGAGCGCTCGCCGCGCGGGGCGTGGTCCACCCGCCGCTGCTGCGCAGGCTGCTGGACGACCCGTACTACGCCCGCCCCGCACCGAAGACGACGGGCAAGGAACTGTTCCACCTGCCCTATCTGCGCTCCGCGCTGGCCTCGTCCGGACCGCTGCCCGCCGAGGACGTCGTGGCCACCCTGACCCGGCTCACGGCCCGGACCGTCGCCGAAGCGATCCGGCCCTTCGGGGCGACCGAGGTGATCGCGTCGGGCGGCGGGACCCGCAACCCGGTCCTGATGGACTGGCTGCGGGAGGAACTGGACGGGTCATGCGGGTCTGCCGGGTCTGCCGGGTCCGTCGGGTGCGTGGTGCGGTCCTCGGACGAACTCGGGCTGCCCGCGGGCGCGAAGGAGGCGTACGCCTTCGCCGTCCTGGGCTGGCTCACGGCGCACGGTCTGCCCGGCACCGTCCCTTCGTGCACCGGCGCCCGGCACGCGAGCGTCCTCGGCTCGATCACGCCCGGCGGTCCCGGACTGCGCCTGCCGCGGCCGCCGGCGACGGCACCGGTCCGGCTGACCGTCGCCGAGCCCGCCGCGAGGTGCCGTACCCGGTGA
- a CDS encoding ATP-binding cassette domain-containing protein, with product MTETVIEAEGLGLRHGRRGGWALRDCTFRLPEGRVCAVVGPNGAGKSSLLALAAGLLLPTEGTLRTAPRETLAYVGQDKPLYPQLTIGETLRMGRELNPERWDATTAQRIVEAGGLDPRTKVRTLSGGQRTRVALALALGKRPVLMLLDEPMADLDPLARLELMGALMADAAENGTSVVMSSHILTELEGACDHLLLVDRGRIRLCGPIDEVGAAHRLLTGPVAAATQLAAHTVVESRTTGRQLTALVRPTGPVDSRVWQPENPTLEEILLAHLRSPDAPSFTTGDSLTTTGVRA from the coding sequence ATGACGGAAACCGTGATAGAGGCGGAGGGCCTCGGGCTGCGCCACGGACGCCGGGGAGGCTGGGCGCTGCGCGACTGCACCTTCCGCCTCCCCGAGGGCCGGGTGTGCGCGGTCGTCGGCCCCAACGGCGCCGGGAAGTCCTCTCTGCTCGCCCTTGCCGCCGGCCTCCTGCTCCCCACGGAGGGCACCCTGCGGACGGCGCCGCGCGAGACACTCGCGTACGTCGGGCAGGACAAGCCGCTCTACCCGCAGCTCACCATCGGCGAGACCCTGCGGATGGGCCGCGAGCTCAACCCGGAGCGCTGGGACGCCACGACGGCGCAGCGGATCGTCGAGGCCGGGGGGCTCGACCCGCGCACCAAGGTCCGTACCCTCTCCGGCGGGCAGCGCACCCGCGTGGCGCTGGCTCTGGCCCTCGGAAAGCGACCCGTCCTGATGCTCCTCGACGAGCCGATGGCCGACCTCGACCCGCTCGCCCGGCTTGAGCTCATGGGCGCCCTGATGGCCGATGCCGCCGAGAACGGCACCTCCGTGGTGATGTCCTCGCACATCCTCACCGAGCTGGAGGGCGCCTGCGACCACCTCCTCCTCGTCGACCGCGGCCGGATCCGCCTGTGCGGCCCCATCGACGAGGTCGGCGCGGCCCACCGGCTGCTCACCGGCCCCGTCGCCGCCGCCACCCAGCTCGCCGCCCACACCGTCGTCGAGTCCCGTACGACGGGCCGCCAGCTCACCGCCCTGGTGCGGCCGACGGGGCCGGTCGACAGCCGGGTCTGGCAGCCCGAGAACCCGACCCTGGAGGAAATCCTGCTCGCCCACCTGCGTTCCCCCGATGCCCCGTCCTTCACCACCGGGGACTCCCTCACCACGACAGGAGTGCGGGCATGA